The following coding sequences lie in one Arachis hypogaea cultivar Tifrunner chromosome 9, arahy.Tifrunner.gnm2.J5K5, whole genome shotgun sequence genomic window:
- the LOC112711770 gene encoding homocysteine S-methyltransferase 3, whose product MGLEGSDTWPFMRDFLDKCGSGGCAVVDGGFATELERHGADLNDPLWSAKCLISSPHLVRRVHLDYLDAGANIIITASYQATLQGFEAKGVSREEGEGLLRRSVELAREARQVYYDRCTKDSCDFLSDDRCWKRPILVAASVGSYGAYLADGSEYRGDYGDEVTVETLKDFHRERVKILVDAGADLIAFETIPNKLEAQAYAQLLVEEDIRIPAWFSFSCKDETHVVNGDPIQDCASIADSCSQVVAVGVNCTAPRFIHGLISSIKKGTSKPIIVYPNSGETYIAETNQWEKSSGVAEDDFVSYVGKWRQAGASIFGGCCRTTPNTIRGISHAIRTKQLQPQ is encoded by the exons ATGGGTTTGGAAGGGAGTGATACGTGGCCGTTTATGAGGGATTTTCTAGATAAGTGTGGAAGTGGTGGGTGTGCCGTCGTAGATGGTGGGTTCGCGACTGAGCTTGAACGTCATGGTGCGGACCTCAACGACCCACTTTGGAGTGCCAAATGCCTTATAAGCTCCCCCCATTTAGTCCGAAGG GTTCATCTAGATTACCTTGATGCAGGAGCAAACATAATAATAACAGCATCTTAccag GCAACCCTCCAGGGTTTTGAGGCGAAAGGAGTGTCTAGAGAAGAAGGTGAAGGCTTGCTTCGAAGGAGCGTAGAACTTGCCCGAGAGGCTCGACAGGTTTATTACGACAGATGCACCAAAGATTCTTGTGATTTTCTCAGTGATGATCGATGTTGGAAACGTCCTATTCTAGTGGCAGCTTCAGTTGGAAGCTATGGCGCATATTTAGCTGATGGATCTGAATATAG AGGGGACTATGGAGACGAAGTAACTGTGGAAACACTAAAAGATTTCCACAGGGAAAGAGTGAAGATTCTTGTTGACGCAGGTGCTGACTTGATTGCCTTTGAGACTATCCCTAATAAATTGGAGGCACAGGCTTATGCTCAGCTTCTTGTGGAAGAGGACATACGCATCCCTGCATGGTTCTCTTTTAGCTGCAAAGACGAGACCCATGTGGTTAATGGTGATCCCATTCAGGACTGTGCTTCTATTGCTGACTCATGCTCACAGGTCGTGGCAGTTGGAGTCAACTGTACAGCTCCCAGATTTATTCATGGTTTGATTTCATCTATTAAAAAG GGTACAAGTAAGCCTATAATTGTGTATCCCAACAGTGGAGAGACTTATATTGCTGAGACCAACCAATGGGAG AAATCAAGTGGGGTGGCGGAGGATGATTTTGTATCATATGTAGGGAAATGGCGTCAGGCTGGGGCTTCTATCTTCGGTGGTTGCTGCAGGACTACTCCAAATACTATTAGAGGCATTTCTCATGCAATTCGCACAAAACAACTTCAACCACAATGA